The proteins below are encoded in one region of Pseudomonas sp. SCB32:
- a CDS encoding thiamine pyrophosphate-binding protein, translated as MSDLPVRNGGQILVEALLRNAVDTVYCIPGESYLPVLDALHDAHSISTIVTRHEGAASNMADAYGKLTGRPGICFVTRGPGATHAANGVHTAKQDSTPMILFVGQVESAFMGREAFQEVDYRQMFGGLAKWATEIDDIRRIPEVVAQAFAVAQSGRPGPVVVGLPEEVLFGSAPVADIPAPRIAQSTPPQESMEELRNLLARARKPLLVVGGTGWDDASRHALQRFAKANDLPVVASFRRQDLYDNRDAQYAGQLGFGASPKLTARVQEADLLLVLGSRLSETPSAGYTLVQSPRPTQTLIHIHPDASELGRVYQADLPMQASMPAIAAALDALPALAERPWAEWTAAARADYLAYSTPTASPAELNGVDLAAVVGHLSEVLPDDAVISNGAGNYAVWVHRFYRYRVARCQLAPTNGAMGYGFPAAIAAKLRDPQRSVVCFAGDGCFMMYPQELATAVQYGAALIVIVVNNGMLGTIRMHQEREYPGRISATELRNPDFVALAKAFGAHGERVERTEDFAAAFERAQASGKPALLELRTDPRQITPVARLP; from the coding sequence ATGTCCGACCTCCCCGTCCGCAATGGCGGCCAGATCCTCGTCGAAGCCCTGCTGCGCAATGCGGTCGATACCGTCTACTGCATCCCCGGCGAAAGCTACCTTCCGGTGCTCGATGCCCTGCACGACGCCCACTCGATCAGCACCATCGTCACCCGCCACGAAGGCGCCGCCTCGAACATGGCCGATGCCTACGGCAAGCTCACCGGGCGCCCGGGCATCTGTTTCGTCACCCGAGGGCCGGGGGCCACCCACGCGGCCAACGGCGTGCACACGGCCAAGCAGGATTCGACGCCGATGATCCTTTTCGTCGGCCAGGTGGAAAGTGCCTTCATGGGCCGCGAGGCCTTCCAGGAGGTGGATTACCGGCAGATGTTCGGCGGCCTGGCCAAATGGGCCACGGAGATCGACGACATCCGCCGCATCCCCGAAGTGGTCGCCCAGGCCTTCGCCGTGGCCCAGTCCGGACGCCCCGGTCCGGTGGTGGTGGGCCTGCCGGAGGAAGTGCTGTTCGGCTCGGCTCCCGTAGCCGATATCCCCGCTCCGCGCATCGCGCAGAGCACCCCGCCACAGGAGTCGATGGAGGAACTGCGCAACCTGCTCGCCCGTGCCCGCAAACCGCTGCTGGTGGTCGGCGGCACAGGCTGGGATGACGCCTCGCGCCATGCCTTGCAACGCTTCGCCAAGGCCAATGATCTGCCGGTGGTGGCCTCGTTCCGCCGCCAGGACCTCTACGACAACCGCGACGCCCAGTACGCCGGCCAGCTCGGCTTTGGCGCCTCGCCCAAGCTCACCGCGCGGGTGCAGGAAGCCGACCTGCTGCTGGTGCTCGGCTCGCGCCTGAGCGAGACGCCCAGCGCCGGCTACACCCTGGTGCAAAGTCCGCGCCCCACGCAGACGCTGATCCACATCCACCCGGACGCCAGCGAACTGGGCAGGGTCTATCAGGCCGACCTGCCCATGCAGGCCAGCATGCCGGCCATTGCCGCGGCCCTCGACGCTCTGCCGGCCCTGGCCGAACGTCCCTGGGCCGAATGGACCGCCGCCGCCCGCGCCGACTACCTGGCTTACTCCACACCAACTGCCAGTCCGGCAGAACTGAACGGTGTGGACCTGGCCGCCGTGGTCGGCCACCTCAGCGAAGTCCTTCCCGATGACGCGGTGATCAGCAATGGCGCCGGCAACTATGCGGTCTGGGTGCATCGCTTCTACCGCTACCGCGTCGCGCGCTGCCAGTTGGCGCCCACCAACGGCGCAATGGGCTACGGCTTCCCGGCAGCGATCGCCGCCAAACTGCGCGACCCGCAGCGCAGCGTGGTGTGCTTTGCAGGCGACGGCTGCTTCATGATGTACCCGCAGGAACTGGCCACCGCCGTGCAGTACGGCGCCGCGCTGATCGTCATCGTGGTCAACAACGGCATGCTCGGCACCATCCGCATGCACCAGGAACGCGAATACCCTGGCCGCATCAGTGCGACCGAGCTGCGCAACCCCGACTTCGTCGCCCTGGCCAAGGCCTTTGGTGCCCACGGCGAACGGGTCGAACGCACCGAGGACTTCGCCGCCGCTTTCGAGCGTGCCCAGGCCAGTGGAAAACCGGCGCTGCTCGAGTTGCGCACCGACCCACGGCAGATCACTCCAGTGGCTCGCCTGCCATAG
- a CDS encoding SLC13 family permease, which produces MSLPLIWVLFLLATAVALFVINRPRMDVVALLVMVALPLSGVISVQESLAGFADPNVVLIAALFVIGEGLVRTGVAYRIGEWLTRRAGASETRLLVLLMLAVAGLGSVMSSTGVVAIFIPVVLSIAARLHVSPRRLMMPLSFAGLISGMLTLVATAPNVVVHSELVREGANGFGFFSFTPFGLVILVLGIGYMLVARRWLGDDDGDAGQRAKRRTLSDLIRDYQLAGRERRLRIRADSQLVGMSLGDVELRARAGTNVVAIERMVHFRLKIFGPTANITLHAGDVLLVDIYGERGDLLGLYHEYGLEPLSLQGDYFTERAHEVGMAEVTLPPESTLLGKSVLELEFRSQFGLNVVGLRRNREALVDGLLEAKLKVGDTLLVIGAWKDIRQLQARGRDFLVLSLPAEVDEAAPAASQAPHALFSLAVMVILMVSGLVPNVMAALIGCLLMGAFRCIDMDSAYRSIHWQSLLLIVGMLPFALALQKTGGITLVVNGLVGVLGEAGPYAILASLFVLTALIGLFISNTATAVLMAPVAIATAKALGASPQAFAMIVALAASAAFMTPISSPVNTLVLGPGRYRFGDFVKVGVPFTILVMIVSVLLVPWLLPL; this is translated from the coding sequence ATGAGTCTGCCACTGATCTGGGTCCTGTTCCTGCTTGCCACCGCCGTGGCGTTGTTCGTCATCAACCGCCCGCGCATGGACGTGGTCGCCCTGTTGGTGATGGTCGCCCTGCCCCTCTCCGGGGTGATCAGCGTGCAGGAGTCACTGGCCGGCTTCGCCGATCCCAACGTGGTGCTGATCGCCGCACTGTTCGTTATCGGCGAAGGGCTGGTGCGCACCGGCGTGGCCTACCGCATCGGCGAATGGCTGACCCGCCGCGCCGGCGCCAGCGAAACGCGCCTGCTGGTGCTGCTGATGCTCGCCGTGGCCGGGCTGGGCTCGGTGATGAGCTCCACCGGGGTGGTCGCTATCTTCATTCCCGTGGTCCTGAGCATCGCTGCGCGCCTGCACGTCTCGCCGCGCCGGCTGATGATGCCGCTGAGCTTCGCCGGGCTGATCAGCGGCATGCTCACCCTGGTCGCCACTGCGCCCAACGTGGTAGTGCACAGCGAACTGGTGCGCGAAGGCGCTAACGGTTTCGGCTTCTTCAGTTTCACCCCCTTCGGCCTGGTCATCCTCGTCCTGGGCATCGGCTACATGCTGGTGGCCCGCCGCTGGCTGGGCGACGATGACGGCGACGCCGGGCAGCGCGCCAAGCGTCGCACCCTGAGCGACCTGATCCGCGACTATCAGCTGGCCGGCCGCGAACGCCGCCTGCGCATCCGCGCCGACTCGCAACTGGTGGGCATGAGCCTGGGCGACGTGGAGCTGCGCGCCCGCGCGGGCACCAACGTGGTCGCCATCGAGCGCATGGTGCACTTCCGCCTGAAGATCTTCGGCCCCACCGCCAATATCACCCTGCACGCCGGCGACGTGCTGCTGGTGGACATCTACGGCGAGCGCGGCGACCTGCTGGGCCTGTACCACGAGTACGGCCTGGAACCGTTGAGCCTGCAGGGCGACTACTTCACCGAACGCGCCCACGAAGTGGGCATGGCCGAAGTGACGCTGCCGCCGGAATCCACGCTGCTGGGCAAAAGCGTGCTGGAGCTGGAGTTCCGCAGCCAGTTCGGCCTCAACGTGGTGGGCCTGCGGCGCAACCGCGAGGCGCTGGTGGACGGTCTGCTGGAGGCCAAGCTGAAGGTCGGCGACACCCTGCTGGTGATCGGCGCGTGGAAGGACATCCGCCAGCTCCAGGCCCGTGGCCGCGACTTCCTGGTGCTCAGCTTGCCCGCCGAGGTGGACGAAGCCGCCCCGGCCGCCAGCCAAGCCCCCCACGCGCTGTTCAGCCTGGCGGTGATGGTGATCCTGATGGTCAGCGGGCTGGTGCCCAATGTCATGGCCGCGCTGATCGGCTGCCTGCTGATGGGTGCATTTCGTTGCATCGACATGGACAGCGCCTACCGCTCCATCCACTGGCAGAGCCTGCTGCTGATCGTCGGCATGCTGCCCTTCGCCCTGGCCCTGCAGAAGACTGGCGGCATCACCCTGGTGGTCAACGGCCTGGTGGGTGTTCTTGGCGAGGCCGGGCCCTACGCCATCCTCGCCAGCCTGTTCGTGCTCACCGCGCTGATTGGCCTGTTCATCTCCAATACCGCCACCGCCGTGCTCATGGCGCCGGTCGCCATCGCTACGGCGAAAGCCCTGGGCGCGTCGCCCCAGGCCTTCGCGATGATCGTCGCGCTGGCTGCCTCGGCGGCCTTCATGACACCGATTTCCTCGCCGGTTAACACCCTGGTGCTGGGCCCCGGGCGCTATCGATTCGGAGATTTCGTCAAGGTTGGCGTACCTTTCACGATTCTGGTGATGATCGTCAGCGTTCTGCTGGTACCCTGGCTGCTGCCGCTGTAG
- a CDS encoding helix-turn-helix domain-containing protein, protein MEVSKTKSSFYRRLYVAWLIDSGTATSVPALMEATGMPRRTAQDTLAALADLDIDCAFEQHDGERNNAGHYRIRDWGAIDPHWIVQHLAQIKDVLQYP, encoded by the coding sequence ATGGAAGTGAGCAAGACGAAAAGCAGTTTCTACCGCCGCCTCTACGTCGCCTGGCTGATCGACAGCGGCACCGCCACCAGCGTCCCGGCGCTGATGGAGGCCACCGGCATGCCCCGGCGCACCGCCCAGGACACCCTGGCCGCGCTGGCCGACCTCGACATCGACTGCGCCTTCGAGCAGCACGACGGCGAGCGCAACAATGCCGGCCACTACCGCATCCGCGATTGGGGCGCCATCGATCCGCACTGGATCGTCCAGCACCTGGCGCAGATCAAGGACGTCCTGCAGTATCCCTGA
- a CDS encoding VTT domain-containing protein, producing MPSLPPLIWRSRRLILLLAFALVLFALYRASGLHEDFSLDYLRSELQDNRLRGLLLFVGLFALGNLLHIPGLLFLAAAVLALGKLWGGLITYGAAVFSCGFTFLVIRAVGGNGLRLLNNRLTRAVFSHLDQRPATSVFLLRHAFITAPTLNYSLALSGIGFRPYMLGTLLGLPLPLLLCCLLFDRLSNVLLG from the coding sequence ATGCCGTCCCTCCCACCCCTGATCTGGCGCTCCCGCCGACTGATCCTGCTGCTGGCCTTCGCCCTGGTGCTCTTCGCGCTCTACCGCGCCAGCGGCCTGCACGAGGACTTCAGCCTCGACTACCTGCGCAGTGAACTGCAGGACAACCGCCTGCGCGGCCTGCTGCTGTTCGTCGGGCTCTTCGCCCTGGGCAACCTGCTGCACATCCCCGGCCTGCTGTTCCTCGCCGCCGCCGTGCTGGCGCTGGGCAAGCTGTGGGGCGGGCTGATCACCTACGGCGCGGCGGTGTTCTCCTGTGGCTTCACCTTCCTGGTGATACGCGCGGTGGGTGGCAACGGCCTCCGCCTGTTGAACAATCGGCTGACCCGAGCGGTATTCAGCCACCTCGACCAGCGCCCGGCCACCAGCGTGTTTCTCCTGCGCCACGCCTTCATCACCGCGCCGACGCTGAACTACAGCCTGGCGCTGTCGGGCATAGGCTTCCGGCCCTACATGCTCGGCACCCTGCTCGGACTGCCCCTGCCCCTGCTGCTGTGCTGCCTGCTGTTCGACCGTCTGAGCAACGTGCTGCTCGGCTGA